ttgtgtgtgtactgCTACCCTTCTGATGGATTGCTTCAGCCTGCCAGAGAATGTGTTCAATAGACGGAAAAGTAGCAGAAACAATCTAGAAACACAGAGTACAGAAAAACTTCTAACTTCCCCCAGCAGTCAACATTTTACTGTGTTTTCTGTGTTAGTTTTTGCATATTATGGAGATATTATACTGTAGCAGTGTGACAGTGTAGTTGTTGATAGGCTTGATTTTTAAGTAGGAGTATTTTCAAATGTAAACCCAGATGCATTGCATTCTTATGAAACAGGAAAGAACTAATGAAAATAACTTATGTTTATTTCAGTTTAAGAACTTAAAAAGGAAGGTAATTGCGATTCCTCCCACcccccatacatattcaccatttcccgcaatgatgtggtagcgccatgaacagatgactgagccttagagggacaaACTCTCGCTTAGCCCCCATATTCCTGTAGGTTTTCTTACAGTGCTGCTGCATTCCCAGACACATGCCTCAGGGGacacaaaaaaattatcttttagtGGCTCTGACCCAGTAATAACTTTACAAGTGAAAGAAAATAATTTCAGTGAAGCATATACGTACGAATATGATCGTAGTAGTGAGGAGGATATGGATGATCAACGTTGGCACTGATTTTTACTCCTGGTGGGAGGCTTGGTAAACCAGCCTAATCTGCTGAATCTACCAGAAGCTTGAACACTGCCAAGCTTTAACGAATGATATTAGATAGTATCAAGGAAGATTGATATTCAGCAGTGTTCAAGCACAGGTACTGGGACTCATGTAGTGAAGGAAAACCAGTGGAGAACAGAATTGATTTGAGGAAACCACGCAGCTGCCACTTGATGCCACgctatatctctttctttctcttgtatTGGGAGACTTAAACACATCCATCCCACAACCTCTTGGCCTACCTCACCTTCCTGCTGTTGCCCACCAACTAAACAAGCTGGATCTACCTGAAGTTTGACCACTGCTATGCTTTTACCAATGACTAGTGTTTTAGTAAGGATGATTCATACACAACAATACTTAAGACCAGGGAGGGATTGGGACTCCTGTAGTGGAGgagttagtggtggtggcaaagGGAATTGAGATGGGTGAAAACATGGAGATTGAGGAAACCACATTGCTACCATTTGGTTTCATGTTTCTTCCTTTGTCTGGTTCAGTGGTACAGACTATAATGATATGGAACAAGAGAATGTGTTGTTACTGATGACTGACACCACATGATGTTATAGAAACAGTTTACTGCCATACCTTCTTTGATTAGTATATGTCATTTCAGTCTTCTGTTATTGGTGCCACTTACCAAGAAATATTCTCGGTAATTACTTGAAGAATTATACTTTCATTGGCACGCAAAAATGATTGCAATGTAATTTGTAGGGACCATTTTTCCtcttattatatatcatatatacattgcaGATAACAGTCATCCCATTAAAAGAGGTTTTTTGTGCTAACAAGAAGAGGCAGCAAATTCTTTTGCCCAGTCTGTAAAGAGATTGATGAGTCCTTAGTTATCTTCAAAGGCAGACTTTTCTTCAGATGATGTATACCATATACACAGCAGTAAGATATACTATAAAATGAAAGATGCTAGTATGAAGCCTGCTGAGGTCTTAGACTATGGTAAACATATGCAACATATCTATATGTGATTTGCAAATTGACACCTTTGATTGTGAACAGAAAACTGTATTGGTTCCACAGATGGTGTTTGTACCTTATGAATGTGACCTTTCTCAATGCCTACAACATACTTATTTGTGAAAACTTAAAACAATAAGACCAAGATGGTTTAGATGGAACATAAAACAAAGGATTCTGGTATGAAGCCTGTCGAGATCCTAGGCTGTAAAGAAAATATCCACCATATCGATGAGTGATTTGCAATTTGGCATCTTGTGTATGGAAGATGATATTGGTTCCATAAATGGTTTTTGCACCATATGGGTGTGACACCTCTCGATGACTGCAATATAATATTTGTGAAAACTTGAAGTGAGATTAAGAAAGTTAGAATATGGTGTTCTGAATACTGGAAAAGTTCAAAAGACGTACCTCCACAAACCAAGGACTATGCTATTATACACGTACCCCTAGCAGAAAACTTAGTAGCCCAACATGTATACAAGAACCTTTTGCTGTGCCACATTTGCCTGTACACTACCTAATGTGCACCAAATAGGAGGAAAGAAACTATCTGGTGCAGTAAATGTGGTGTAGTATAGAGTTAAAGGGATTAccaatcttagaaaaaaaaaatctgaaatgaaTTGAAGTGCAAGTTAGTAAATGTGTAAATAACAACAATTTACAGTGGTAAAATATTGCTCTCATAATGGTTTATTCATAGTTGCACAAATAGTATGATTAACCCTGAAAAAATATTGGTGTAAAAGGTAAACTAAATTGAAATTCATGAAGAGCAAGTGCATGTAATTGAAGTGAAGAAATTTTATTAAGAATACTTATGCTGCCTTTTACAGTGTTTTCACTCCCACCACTTCCCCTTCAATGGCCCCTTCTCCcactgtgctttttttttttttttttttttttttttttttttttttccccccaccatcaGGGCACACTACCTACACCTTTTCACCACTCCATATCTGAAATAGGTAAACAAGTAATTCTTTAATTTCCATTTTGCCTCACCAATGCCTATATTTATTTTTGTTAgggacccccaccccccaatgtATGATGTACAAAATACTAATTAGAAAAATCTTAAGGGTTCTTCACTAAATGGGATGGGCTCTGAAGCAGAGGGATGTTATTGTGAAAATATGTAAATCAGTGAACAGAAAATTTAATACCTTGAATTGCAGTTACACACCAGTTGCTGTGAATGGATTAATGTGTGTTTtgaatctccccctcccccagatgaAATAGCACCAGTACCTAAAGAAAAACTCTCTTAAGTCtgacaaccacacaacacactcagggCTACTATACTATTAAACATGCCCATTTGTTCCCAGGTGGACACCATTGTGAGTAGACCTTCGGGACCTCTCGGATATTCCCGGCTGATGTTTGATTCAAAGTTTAATCCATAGATGTCTTAAGAGGACTGACAACACAGctggaaaaaaatatcatacatcATAGATACCTTGAGATCGTCAAGGAAAGTGTAACTGCACCGTCATTTTAGAAAGTGCGGGGTACAGTTTTTCCCCTGTAAGATTAATTTATTTTGTGTAGACAATGTCCTGTGGGTGTGAATGATATGTGAACATGTATAGAACATACAAATGCATAAAATTAGTAGACATGTATGGGATTTTTAAAATCAAGCCTTGTTAAAAAGGAAAATAGTTTTATGGGCTTATGTAGAACAAAATCacatcattaaaaaaaagttattgCGTAAGTACATGAAATCTTTGCTGCCATttattcatcttccttcctcgCCAATAAAAAGAAGTGTACGGTACTTTTTTGTATACAATATCTAATTTAAGATGCACtcaagtggatttttttttttttttttttttttttttttttttttttttttaagaattcatAATGAAAGgcttaatgcacccaggaccttaaccCTCCGCACCCACTCAATTTCATGAAGCACTCCACTTCATTCAGGTCCTCTAGCATAGGGCTAGAACTCCTTTCCTACTGATATATTATTCCCATCCAAgaaaaggaatagaggaagggaCTAACAGGATTTTTCCTATTAGGATTAGGTCTTTGTTCCTACCAagttggaaaatgaaatacaggttTGTAAAAGGTGTGAATGTATGTACTTAGTTACCTTGTTGCCAAGGATTCTCCTCTttagggctcctgcagcacttGGAAAGCTAGCCAATTTCACTGGGCAGGACTTCAGGTCAAGAAGGATGAGATGTGTATTTTTGGGTAGAGTATAGaagagttgaggaggaggtgttcagtgTGCATCTCATGAATTATGCTGAAAAATCAGTAGATTTTTGTTATGTTTACTTGATGATTGTAGTATTAGAGCAATGGGTGGCACTGTACCCAGAATGCAGacaagaaaatgtatatgtattgggAGTGTAATTTCAAAATGTCTTGTTGGGGGGTTATTTAGTACTTGTATAGTCATTACAGTGTGAAACTATCAGTTTtgcttggggagggggttttgtgAGTACTGTTGTAGTTTACAGAAGTGGAAGATAGGTTTAACTTTTTATTTCTATGCATGTATAATACTTTTAAGTTTTTGAATTTTTCCCTGTTCCTCTATTAACTGTATGTATATTGGCTATTTACAGCACAATGGTGAAGGTGTACAaaccaggtcgtgttgtcatccTCCTTGCTGGAAAACAAGCTGGCAAAAAGGCCATTGTCATtaagagtaatgatgatggtacgCAAGATCGTCCTTACGAGCATGCCCTGGTTGCTGGTATTGAATGTTATCCTCGCAAAGTAACAAAGTCTATGAGCAAGATAAAGATAGCCAAAAGGTCAAAGATCAAGCCTTTTGTCAGGGTTAgtaatactgtatttatgttatgTAAACTGCCACataccattcttttgtctgctgtAAGATTAGGAattgaaaaaatgatattgattacAGATCCCCCCCAACATATGTCAGTTTTCCATTCTAACTGACCAGTCATATCTCAGAATGGATGTAAGTTGgatgtatgtcagcatggcatgtataATTCatgtacctgtacagcattcttttatcccactcaatttctatcatgattatctcattttttattcACCAGCTTTCTTATATGATTCTGTTGCTTTTTCTTACCttttattaaaaattttttaGTTCTTGGATTGATTCTTTcaaactttcaatgaactttttggcagctcctttgtcagcacttgctgcttcacctgtgactcgaatGTTGTGAAAGCTATATCTACTTTTAAATCtgttgaaccaaccatgacttgctgtgaaatTTTGGTgtaatcctctcccactccctcattCAAAGTCTCAAAATGACCTCTAGCCTTCGGCTGGATTGTTAGTAAACATAGTGATACATGTTTtggaatttgatcttccatccacagcatcaacaactttaacATTTCATGGATGGGCCATTGTCATTGTTTTATTattgtagacttcatacttgccgaatTTTTCATTGCTTCGTGTATTTTTTATTTGTCCTGTAGAATTGTGGAGATCATTGAATGGGACAACTGCAGATCACATGCAATCTCATTACCCCATTTTTTTCCCAGTCAAGCTTCTTCCTTGGtttgccagatctatcaacatgtgatgggtttttcctcttgcttgtcatcttctttggggtttgctacaaaaatggtttaatccagcatgaaaatttgttagattcacttgaataatgcaCTTAATGGTAACAGAacaagaactgagagagatgctgtgatatATACAGTGCTGCAATCATCTGACATTTTTTTGTATACACACAGCCATTACCAGTGGCAGACATATGACCAAACgtgatttttattttatttattatacattgtcgctgtctcccccgtcagcgagggagcacaaggaaacagacaaaagaatggcccaacccacccacatacacatatatatacatacatgtccacacacgcacatacgtacctatacatttcaacgcatacacatatatacacatatgtacacataatttttatatttgcatatgttttttattttattttggtcGTATGGATGGATATTTCAAAGTTTGGGAGCATCAGTAATACCTGATCTTTAAGAAGGCTACTGATTCAAAATGCTATTTTAGTTGGCATTATGCCAACTCTTTGGGTGTGGAAGGCAACAGATCAAGCTGTTGGATAGTGCTGATATTATTGGaaaatttgtaacatatatgttgattagaagatttttttttttttttttttttttttttttttttcatactttgtcgctgtctcccgcgtttgcgaggtagcgcaaggaaacagacgaaagaaatggcccaaccccccccatacacatgtacatacacacgtccacacacgcaaatatacatacctacacagctttccatggtttaccccggacgcttcacatgccttgattcaatccactgacagcacgtcaacccctgtataccacatcactccaattcgctctatttcttgccctcctttcaccctcctgcatgttcaggccccgatcacacaaaatccttttcactccatctttccacctccaatttggtctccctcttctcctcgttccctccacctccgacacatatatcctcttggtcaatctttcctcactcattctctccatgtgcccaaaccatttcaaaacaccctcttctgctctctcaaccacgctctttttatttccacacatctctcttacccttacgttacttactcgatcaaaccacctcacaccacacattgtcctcaaacatctcatttccagcacatccatcctcctgcgcacaactctatccatagcccacgcctcgcaaccatacaacattgttggaaccactattccttcaaacatacccatttttgctttccgggataatgttctcgacttccacacatttttcaaggctcccaaaattttcgccccctcccccaccctatgatccacttccgcttccatggttccatccgctgacagatccactcccagatatctaaaacacttcacttcctccagtttttctccattcaaactcacctcccaattgacttgaccctcaaccctactgtacctaataaccttgctcttattcacatttactcttaactttcttcttccacacactttaccaaactccgtcaccagcttctgcagtttctcacatgaatccgccaccagcgctgtatcatcagcgaacaacaactgactcacttcccaagctctctcatccccaacagacttcatacttgcccctctttccaaaactcttgcatttacctccctaacacccccatccataaacaaattaaacaaccatggagacatcacacacccctgccgcaaacctacattcactgagaaccaatcactttcctctcttcctacacgtacacatgccttacatcctcgataaaaacttttcactgcttctaacaacttgcctcccacaccatatattcttaataccttccacagagcatctctatcaactctatcatatgccttctccagatccataaatgctacatacaaatccatttgcttttctaagtatttctcacatacattcttcaaagcaaacacctgatccacacatcctctaccacttctgaaaccacactgctcttccccaatctgatgctctgtacatgccttcaccctctcaatcagtaccctcccatataatttaccaggaatactcaacaaacttatacctctgtaatttgagcactcactcttatcccctttgcctttgtacaatggcactatgcacgcattccaccaatcctcaggcacctcaccatgagtcatacatacattaaataaccttaccaaccagtcaacaatacagtcacccccttttttaataaattccactgcaataccatccaaacctgctgccttgctggctttcatcttccgcaaagcttttactacctcttctctgtttaccaaatcattttccctaaccctctcactttgcacaccacctcgacccaaacaccctatatctgccactctgtcatcagacacattcaacaaacctatattAACCCCTAAAGGACAGTGCCACAAAACTCAGTTGGGTCTCCTAGATGGAAGTTtatcaaaatattcaacaaaataCTCTGATGTTACTATTATGAAATGTCATGAAAAGTTAGAAAAAAGGATAATCTGATACATTAACAATATTTTTTTGCTCAGACGTTTAAATCAAGTATGCTATCCTCATGCTGCTtatcatgtgtatgttgatacttGCTGACTCATCTGTCTTCAactctttaccaccaccaccatcaaccaaatcattatcacTGATTAGTGGCCTGAAGATCATCAGATCATCATCATTTAGCCTCTAAGTAGTGTAGGGTGTATTGAACAAGCGCACCAGGGCAGAACCTTGCTGTAATTGTTATTTTTATAAGTATCTGATGCACCAGGATTTTTTTCTGTCACTAGTTATAGTTGCTGGGGATGCAATTTCATATCAATGAAGCATGCCGTGCAATttaaaggaacagagaggggggccaggtgagccctcaaaggtccagtcctctgttcttaacgctacctcgttaacgcgggaaatggcgaatagtttagaaaaaatatataatatacattcttctttcttttgaactattcgccatttcccgcgttagtgaggtagcgttaagaacagaggactggacctttaagggaatatcctcacctggcccccttctctgttctttcttttggaaaatttaaaatatatatatatatatatatatatttttttttttttttgccgctgtctcccgcgtttgcgaggtagcgcaaggaaacagatgaaagaaatggcccaacccaccctcatacacatgtatatacatacgtccacacacgcaaatatacatacctacacagctttccatgttttaccccagacgcttcacatgccttgattcaatccactgacagcacgtcaaccccggtataccacatcgctccaattcactctattccttgccctcctttcaccctcctgcatgttcaggccctgatcacacaaaatctttttcactccatctttccacctccaatttggtctccctcttctcgttccctccacctccgacacatatattctcttggtcaatctttcctcactcattctctccatgtgcccaaaccatttcaaaacaccctcttctgctctctcaaccacgctctttttatttccacacatctctcttacccttacgttacttactcaatcaaaccacctcacaccacatattgtcctcaaacatctcatttccagcacatccatcctcctgcgcacaactctatccatagcccacgtctcgcaaccatacaacattgttggaaccactattccttcaaacatacccatttttgctttccgagataatgttctcgacttccacacattcttcaaggctcccagaattttcgccccctcccccaccatatgatccacttgggccatttctttcatctgtttccttgcgctacctcgcaaacgcgggagacagcgacaaagcaaaaaatatatatatatattttattttatatttatttattatactttgtcgctgtctcccgcgtttgtgaggtagtgcaaggaaacagacgaaagaaatgaaccaacccccccatacacatgtatatacatacgtccacacacgcaaatatacatacctacacagctttccatggtttaccccagacgcttcacatgccctgattcaatccactgacagcacgtcaaccccggtataccacatcgctccaattcactctattccttgccctcctttcaccctcctgcatgttcaggccccgatcacacaaaatctttttcactccatctttccacctccaatttggtctccctcttctccttgctccctccacctccgacacatatatcctcttggtcaatctttcctcactcatcctctccatgtgcccaaaccacttcaaaacaccctcttctgctctctcaaccacgctctttttatttccacacatctctcttacccttacgttactcactcgatcaaaccacctcacaccacacattgtcctcaaacatctcatttccagcacatccatcctcctgcgcacaactctatccatagcccacgcctcgcaaccatgcaacattgttggaaccactattccttcaaacatacccatttttgctttctgagataatgttctcgacttccacacattcttcaaggcccccagaattttcgccccctcccccaccctatgatccacttccgctccatggttccatccgctgccagatccactcccagatatctaaaacacttcacttcctccagtttttctccattcaaactcacctcccaattgacttgaccctcaaccctactgtacctaataaccttgctcttattcacatttactcttaactttcttcttccacacactttaccaaactcagtcaccagcttctgcagtttcacacatgaatcagccaccagcgctgtgtcatcagcgaacaacaactgactcacttcccaagctctctcatccccaacagacttcatacttgcccctctttccaaaactcttgcatttacctccctaacaaccccatccataaacaaattaaacaaccatggagacatcacacacccctgccgaaaacctacattcactgggaaccaaatatGTTCTCAAAATAGGATTCATTGCCTCAGTTGTATGGGCTGGTACAGGACAGAAATGATGGTTCACtggcagactatatatatatatatatatatatatatatatatatatatatatatatatatattatccctggggataggggagaaagaatacttcccacgtattccctgcgtgtcgtagaaggcgactaaaaggggagggagtgggtggctggaaatccatatatatatatatatatatatatatatatatatatatatatatatatatatatatatggtgtgggaggcgaggcaagttgttagaagcagtgaaatttttttcgagggtgtaaggcatgtgtatgtgtaggaagagagggaagtgattggttctcactgaatgttggtttgcggcaggggtgtgtgatgtctccatggttgtttaatttgtttatggatggggtttttagggaggtgaatgcaagagttttggaaagaggggcaagtatgcagtctgttggggatgagagagcttgggaagtgagtcagttgttgtttgctgtgagaaactgcagaagctggtgactgagtttggtaaagtttgtgaaagaagaaatttaagagtaaatgtgaataagagcaaggttattaggtacagtagggttgagggtcaagtcaattgggaggtaagtttgaatggagaaaaactggaggaagtaaagtgttttagagatcggagtggatctggcagcagatggaaccatggaagcggaagtgaatcatagggtgggggaggggttgaaaatcctgggagccttgaagaatgtgtggaagtcgagaacattat
This is a stretch of genomic DNA from Panulirus ornatus isolate Po-2019 chromosome 41, ASM3632096v1, whole genome shotgun sequence. It encodes these proteins:
- the RpL27 gene encoding large ribosomal subunit protein eL27, with translation MVKVYKPGRVVILLAGKQAGKKAIVIKSNDDGTQDRPYEHALVAGIECYPRKVTKSMSKIKIAKRSKIKPFVRIINLKHVMPTRYTASDIIFDKVKINKEILKDPGRRRKARRLVKAKLEERYKSGKNLWLFQKLRF